GCGCTCTACCACTGAGCTACAGCAGCAGAAAAGCCCTCGGCGAACAGCCATCAGCGATCAGCTTTCAAAAGCTAGCCGCTGATCGCTGTTCGCTTTCAGCTTTTCCAAAAGCGGGTGAAGGGAATCGAACCCTCGTATTCAGCTTGGAAGGCTGCTGCTCTACCATTGAGCTACACCCGCCTAAGAAGTGAAGGAAGAAGGAGGAAGTTCGAAATTCCCGACTTCATACTTCTCACTTCAAACTTCCGGCAGTGGGGGCTACAGGATTCGAACCTGTGTAGGCGTAGCCAACGGATTTACAGTCCGTCTCCTTTAACCACTCGGACAAACCCCCGAATCTTCTTCTCAACTTTGCTTCTCGACCGAACTTATCAAACTCGTTCGAGTCGCATTGTCGAACCCCACACGCAAACTGCCAAGTGGGGGCAAACTTGTTTTCTGTTCGGCTTCCTCGTCTCCGTCTTTCCTCGTCTCCGTCTTTCGCTGGTTCCAACGACAATTCGTCTTCGTTGACCGCGAGGCCCCCACCGAAGCGGGGACGCTGTGGGCAAGACGAAAGCCAGCGGAGGGATTCGAACCCACGACCGGCTGATTACAAATCAGCTGCTCTGCCAACTGAGCTACGCTGGCGGTCACTTCGTCCACCATCTCACCCCAATACGATTGGGTTCAACGATTTGGAAGGGCAGAGTGTAGCGATCCCTCGACATCAGGCAAGGCGAAAATGCCGTTCCATGTGCTGAATCGGGCCAAATCGTTCGATTTTTTTCGATTTGCCGCCGGCTTCACCCGCGACCCACCTTGTCCATCCACCCTGCTCGCCAAAAGACACCCGGCGAAGGTGCGATGTTCGCGAATCGGCTACCGCCGCGGGAACGCGGCCGGTTCGCCGTACCATGCTGGGAATGCGCCCATCCGCACCGCCAAAAGCACCGCCTTGCCGTGAAGATGCTCTGGCCCATGGGTGTAGTCCCATTCTAGACGCTCCTCGTACCTCAGCACCCTCAATCGACTGCTGGGGTCGCATGCCATCATCGCCAACTGGTTCGGTGAAAAGTAGTTGACCACGGCTCCTGCCGTTTCGCTGACCGGCGCTTCGCTAAACACGCCCGGCGGCTGGTCGCTCCCCGGATCCTCGATCGTGTGGACCTGAACATAAAGCATGCCATTGGCCGTCAGTGCCTCGGTCATCCTGCGCCACAAAACCGCGGAATCTTCGGGCGAAATGTGATCCAGCACCGTGGTTGCTACAATCACGTCAAAAGAATCCGCAGGCAACTCGACGTCCCGAACATCAATCTCGTGCGTCTCCACACGATCGCGAACTCCGGCCCTGACCGCACGTTGCAGCACGCGCTCGAGTCCTCGGTTGCTCAAATCAACCGACAACACGTGGTAGCCCGCCAAGGCTAACGCGATCGAATCACGGCCCGCCCCCGCACCAAGATCCAATGCCTTGCCACCGCCACCGACTTGATCCAAATAGGCCGAAAGCGAGGCTGAGGGTTCTTCGCCATAGGCGACGTCTTCGCGGTCATAAGGTTCGTAAAAAGGGTCCGTCACGGTCGTTGGGCTCCAAGGGTTTCTTTGCGTTATGCAGTTTAGATTGTACCAGAACCGTTTCGGTCGCGGCGATGTAACGCCGCTACGCGGCCAGCCGTCGTGCAACCCGCTCCGGAGGCTCTCGCCAACGCCGATGCAGCCACCAATATTGTTCGAGTGACATGCCGACGGCGATCGCGAGGTTGTCGTTGTACCATTGAGTCAAGGTCGTGACCGACGCACAGATGCCATCGGGATCGTTCAACGGGTCGGCCACCGCAACGCACCCCGCCTCAAACCGCATCGGCTGGCCTCCGGTCCGGATCGTGTAGCTGACCATCATCGGAGCATTCGACCCCAGCGTAAATAACGCCAACGCTTTATGGCTCGACGCAGGAACCCCGAGGAAATTGACCCAACACCCCTTTGGCCCTGCATGTTGGTCCGCCAAAAGCGATAAGGCCCCGCCCGACCGCAAATGCCGATCGATCAGCGGCGCACAGCCTTCCTTGTCGACCATTTGCTGACCTTTCGCGCCGCGAAAACGTTGGACCCAGCGATCCAAGAAAGCATTGTCCAATTTTCGAGCAATCGTGGTCGTGCTAAACCCCATCAACCCAAGCACGTAGCCACCGATTTCAAAATTCCCAAAATGCCCGGTGACGCTAACTGTCGGGCGCTCGCTCAGTAAGTGGCCAAGCACCAATTGGTTGTCTCGGAACGTGACATATTGACTCCAATTCGTAAGGTGCAGTCGACGTTGTGCCCATGCGATCTCGCACACCATCAACAGCAGGTGCCGCCACATTTTCCGCGACAAGTGGTCACGGGCTTCGCTCGATGCATTGGGAAACACCTTGCGGAGATTTTCGTCCGTCTCCGAATGCCGGATTTTGAGTGGGCCCGCTGCCAAGGCGGCTACGCCATCGGCCAACGATTGTCCCATGTCCAGCGGTAACGTCTGGATCACCGCGACCAACAGCCGGACCACCGCATATGCAGCAAAATCGACCGCTAATCCCGCCCATTTCTTCAGCGAATCTCGCACTGTGCCCATCATTCGTTCTTCCCAAACAATCCCTTGACGCCGGCGCAGTGTAGCGGAAATCCCAGTTCAGCGAGAAGGCAGATCTCGTTCAATCAGCGGCGGAACAGGGCAATCGAGCAAATCAGCGATCCCACGCAACAATTCCGCTTCACGGATCCGCACTTTCCCGTCGGCACATACGGTCGCAGCACATCCATCGACCACTTTCCCCCTCAGCCGCTCGGTCACACGAGGGAACACTTTCAATGCGTCGTCAAGAGTCTTCAGCGTGCATTCGGACTCGGGCAGCAGATCCATCGATAAACCCACTCGCCGAGCGCCAGCAGCAAATGCCATTTGGACGTCTTGTGTCGATTCATGGCCAACTCGCGCAAGCGTTGAAAGTAACACCGAGACTTCAGGCGTTAACCGCTGCAGCCCATAGTAGTAGACAACCGGGCTTTGGACGGGGCCAAAATGCGGTCTCAGGTTCCGGCGTAGCACCTGCGCGAGCGTCCATTCGAACACCGAGATTTTCGAATCGGCTCTCGCTAACGCATCAAACGATTGCATGAACGCCACATATTGAGGCTTGGACATTGCTGCCAACGACGGTAGCGTGACATCGATCACGGGCAGGTAAGCCTTATCGGGTAGCCGGTCGGTCAACTGGCTCAATCGCTGGGTCAACTGAACCAGCGAGGGTTCGATCTTTTGGTTGAGCGTCGCCATCTGCTGAGAGCGAATCGTCGGCTCGCGATCGAGCAACAGCGCGAACACGACGGCACGTGCGGCATACGGATCTCGAGCGGCTTCGAGCAACTTCGGATCAAGTTCGTCAAGTAATCCGGCGGCATAGCGACGATGGAACATCTCGGGCGTTCCGATTTGGTCGGCTGCATGATTGACCACATGCAGCGGGGCGTCATCCGTCGGTCGCGAGTCAACCCTTGCGTCACCCGCAAATCCAGCAGCGCCCGCCGAGACGTCCGATCTCGATACATCCCCCACGGCTCGGCTGATGCTTGGAAAAACGCCATCCCAGCCGGGATCGATCGCCATGATCCGTTTTGGCAATGGCGGATGCGTGGCCATCAAGCCGGTCAAACCCTCAAAAACGCCTTGTGCAAAATACATGTGACTGGCGACCGTTGCGTTGGGGTGTTTCAGTTTTCCGTGCGAGTGCAGCCCGCCGATCTTCTTGAGCGCTCCTGCGATTCCGCCCGGGTTCCGCGTGAATTGCACGGCCGACGCGTCGGCTAGGTACTCACGCTGCCTCGACACGGCTGCTTTGATCAGCCCGCCCAGTAGCGAGCCAAGTGAGCCGATGATGATCAGCGCAAAGGCGAAGCCCAGCAAATAGATCGGGGCCCCCCCACGCCCACGGCTGGAGCGACTTCCGCCGCCGCCGTAAGCGAACACGCGAAACAACAATTTGCCGATCAAGGCCAGCAGCAAAATGCCATGCAGGATTCCTATCAGACGAATGCTCATCCGCATATCGCCATTGAGGATATGGCTGAATTCGTGCGCGATCACACCTTGCAATTGTTCGCGATTGAGGTGCTCGATGGCACCACGCGTCACGCCGATCACCGCGTCGCTTGACGAATAGCCGGCTGCGAACGCATTGATCCCGGGCTCGTCGAGCACGAAAACGGGCGGGACGGGTGTGCCCGAAGCGATCGCCATTTCCTCGACGATGTTCAGCAGGCGACGTTCGGCCAAATCGCCGGTGCTGGGAAACGCCCGCTTGCCGCCAACGCTTTCCGCAACACTCATCCCGCCCCCGTGGCGAAGAGCGAGCACCTTGTAAAGTGTCCCCGAAAGGATCAACAATGCCGCGAACACCGCGGCCGAACTGCCAAGCTTCAAGGCCTGTCCCTGCTGAACCGCTATCCCCACCAGCTCACGGGATTGCTTTGCCGAACCCAACAGATTGGCCAAGAACGTGACAGCGAAAAAGGTGGCAGCCACGATGCTGATCGTTGCGATGATAAACATCGCGATCAGCCACACGGTGTTTTTCCGGGCCTTCGCTTGCCGTTCGAAGAAATGGGTGCTCATCGACCGTTTCCTCAGCTAAAGGAAACCTTTGGAGCCTGGGTTAAATTCTCGTCATCAAATTGCAGTAACTCACGATCCTGAGTGTGCCCAAAGGTGTTGGCAAAGATCACCGGTGGGAAGGTTTGTCGGTAAGTGTTGTATTGGGTAACCGAATCATTGTAGGCCTGACGAGAAAAACTGATCTTGTTTTCGGTCGTCGTAATTTCCTCGGTCAATTGGGCCATGTTCTGGTTTGCCTTCAGATCGGGGTAGGCCTCGGCAAGGGCAAACAAACGCCCCAATGCGCCCGAGAGTCCCTTTTCTGCGCCGGCCAAGGCCGCCATCGCAGCAGGGTCGCTCGGGTCCGCCGCCGCGCTGGTCAGTCCGCCCACCGCTTGGTTGCGAGCGTTGATGACCGCTTCGAGCGTTTCACGCTCATGACTCATGTAGCCCTTGACCGTTTCCACGAGGTTGGGGATCAGATCATGACGTCGTTTTAGCTGCACCTCGATCTGGGAAAACGCATTGTCGACGCGGTTGCGAAGTGTCACCAATCGATTGAAAATCTGCACGCCGTAAAGCAGAAGCAACAGCCCCATCGCAAGCAGAACAACAACGATACCGATAATCAGAGTCATGACCAGTTTCCTCAGGGGTGCAAGGGTGGAAGGTGCCCTGATTGTAGCAACTTCTTTTGCGTTGCATGGCCCCGGCGAGTTCCGCTATCCCAAAAGCCAGACGGGGTGATGCACTAGCTGGACTTTAATTTGAGGGTTGCCACGTTCTATTGCGAAGCGGGTTACTCAAAGAAATCGACGGTGCCACTTTTCATGTTGTAAACGGCTCCCACGAACTTCGCCTTCATCAGCTCCGGATCGGCATGCTCAGCAGCCAAATAACGCAGACGCTTGACCGCAGCGACCACGTTGGCTCGGACAGCAGCAGAAACACGTTCTTTCGGGTCGGCAGGGTGCTTGTGATCCGACAACGTGACCTCGATCATTTTTAGCACCGCCTGCAACTCCATCGGCTCATGCGAACGCGTCTCGGCAGATTCCAAGGCGGCCGTGATCGCGCCGCATCCCTCGTGACCCATCACGACGACTAATTGGGTATCCAAGTGCCTGACTGCGTATTCGATGCTCGCGGTCACGTCCGTTGCAACCAGGTTTCCGGCATTGCGAATCACAAAAAGATCACCGAAGCCTTGGTCAAAAATCAATTCTGGCGGCACGCGTGAATCGGCACATCCGACGATCACGGCAAACGGATGTTGGCCTTTCATCAGTGCGCTACGGCGAGACATGCTTTCGTGATCATGCATCGACGCTTCGGCCGCAAAGCGTTTGTTGCCTTCGGCCAAACGATCGAGGGCATCGGTTGCGGAGACCGCGGCGCTGACCATCGCATGGGGCTTCTCGGTCTCGGGCGCTAGCTCGGTCGCAGCGGCCGGTTCGGTGGCGGTCGCGGCGGGTGGTTCGGTTGCGTGGGCGTGAAACTCGGTGCTCATGAGCGGAGCAACCAGCACTGCGGTGAAGGCCGCAACCCCAACACCAACATTCCATCGACCGACCACGCGTCGGAGCGAGCAAACGTGGGAATCCTCAATCGTGGTGCAGTACATCGTCTCTTCGTTTTGTATCTTCGTTAGGGGAGTGGATAGCTAACCGCCGGGCGGCTGCCGCTACTTCAAACTTAAGCCGAAGCAGCGGACGAAGTTTACCTTCGCGGCTTGGATTGGCAAAGGCAATTTGGGGGCGTGTGCAAATTCCTCATAATCGTGATGAGTGACACGGAACCCAAAAAAACCTCCGTGCGGTGAACACGGAGGTTTCATTTTGTATCCCTTGGTCCAAGGAAAACTACGCGTTCAATTTCTTCTCGAGCGAATCGAGGAAGACGGCCAATTCCTTCGGCAACTTGTCGCCAAACTTCGGATAATGGTTCGCCTTAATGTCCGCGACTTCCTTCTTCCAGCCGTCGAGGTCGACGCTAAGCAGTTCGTCCATGTCCTCTTGGGTGACACCTTCGGGCAAGCTGAGTTCGCCCTTGGCTGGCATCTTTCCGATCGGCGTGTCGACCGTCTTTGCTTTGCCGTCACAGCGATTGAAGATGTACTCGAGAACTCGGGAATTCTCGCCGAAGCCAGGCCAGAGCCATTGTCCATCGTCGGTCTTGCGGAACCAGTTGACGAAGAAGACCTTTGGCAGCTGAACACCGTCCTGCTTGCCAAGATCAATCCAGTGCTGGAAGTATTCGCCCATGTTGTAGCCACAGAACGGCAGCATCGCCATCGGGTCGCGGCGAATCGTTCCGGCCTTCAAGTCCAACGCCGCAGCGGTGACTTCCGATCCGACGATCGAACCCATGAACGTGCCATGCGCCCAGCTGTCGGCTTCGTGAACCAGCGGAATCACCGAGGGGCGACGACCGCCGAACAAGAACGCGTCGATCGGAACTCCCTTGGGATCCTCCCAATTCGATGCGATCGAAGGGCAATTGGATGCCTTGGCGGTGAAACGCGAGTTCGGGTGAGACGAAGGGCCTTCGCTCTTGCCTTGTTCCCATTCATTCCCTTTCCAATCGATCAGCTTGCCTGGTGCGGGATATCCGATGTCTTCCCACCACACGTCGCCATCTTCGGTCAACGCAACGTTCGTGAAGATCGTATCTTTCTTGATCGACTCCATGGCGTTGGGGTTCGAATCCATTGACGTCCCTGGGGCCACTCCAAAGAAACCGGCTTCGGGGTTGATTGCGTAGAGCTTGCCGTCGTCGCCGAACTTCATCCATGCGATGTCATCGCCAACGGTTTCGACTTTCCAACCGGGAATCGTCGGAACGAGCATGGCCAAGTTGGTCTTACCGCATGCACTTGGGAACGCCGCTGCGACGTGCTTTTCAACGCCTTCGGGGTTGGTCAGCTTCAAGATCAGCATATGCTCGGCCATCCAGCCTTCGTCGCGAGCTTGTGCCGATGCGATCCGCAGTGCCAAGCACTTTTTGCCGAGCAATGCGTTTCCGCCGTAGCCCGATCCGTAGGACCAGATCAGCCGCTCCTCGGGGAAGTGAGCGATGTACTTCTTATCCAGTGGGGCACAGGGCCAAAGACCACCATCGTCTTCGCCTTCGGCCAGCGGCTTGCCGATCGAATGCAGGCAAGGAATGTACTCGCCATCCGCTCCCAAAGCATCAAGAACCTTGGTTCCGACGCGAGTCATGGTGTGCATGTTCATGACAACGTAAGGGCTGTCGGTGATTTCAACACCGATTTTCGAAATGTTGGATCCAACCGGGCCCATCGAGAAAGGAATCACGTACATCGTACGGCCTTTCATGCATCCCTTGTACAATTCCTTCATCGTCGCCTTCAGCTCAGCGGGGTCGATCCAGTTGTTGGTCGGCCCAGCAGCTTCCTTGGTCTTGCTGGCGATGTACGTTCGGTTTTCGACCCGAGCCACATCGCTCGGATCGCTGCGGAACAACAGGCTGTTGGGGCGTTTCTTCAAACGAGTGGCCAAACCCGCATCGACCATGATGTCGGCCATCTTCTGATACTCGGCTTCAGATCCGTCACACCAAACGACCGCGTCGGGGGTCATCATTTCGGCGCATTCGTTGACCCAATCAATAAGCTTCTGATTCTTGGTCGGTAAATTCATCTCTACTCCTGTAAGGGGTTTGACTAGTTGCCAGTGGGTGCTTGGCTGTAGGTAGTGGGTTAACCAGACTGTAGGGGAACTCTCCACACGGCCTGTCCCGCTGAGCCCATATCCTAGGGGTGTTTCACTGGCTCGCCAACGGTACCTCGCGATCTTGGCAGTACAATGAATCGACGATAGCCTAAAATCCGCCGTTATTGACTTTTTCCTCTTCCGTAAGAGAATTCCTTGAGCCGAGACACCATTTCCGTACGTGGTTGTCGCGTCCACAATCTTCAAGATATTGACGTCGATCTTCCCCGTGGCAGATTGATCGCATTTTGCGGGGTGTCGGGGAGCGGCAAAACGTCGCTGGCAATCGATACGCTCTATGCGGAAGGGCAGCGGGCTTACATCGAGAGCTTTTCTGCGTACACCCGCCAATTCCTCGCGCGGCTCGATAAACCCGATTGCGACTTAATCGAGGGGATACCGCCCGCAATCGCGGTTACGCGTGCTGGCGGCCCTCGCACGAACCGCAGCACCGTGGGAACGGCAACCGAGATTGCCGATCACTTGCGATTGCTGTTCGCAAAGGTCGGACAACTCTTCTGTTACCGTTGCGGAGAACCGGTCGTCAGCGACGATCCAGCGGTCGTCGCGGAAGAAATCGGCCGCGGGCCCGAAGCGACGCGGGTGATGGTTGGATTTACCGTCCACTTGCCCAGCCGCAAAGCGGCCAGCGAGATCCTGCTGGGGTTGCAGCAAGAAGGCTATTTGCGGCTGGTGGCCGGCAATCAAACCTTCCACCTGTCCGACAGCGACCGCGCGACACTCGCACGAATGGTTGGCAAGAAGGGAATCGATTGCATCGTGGTGGTCGACCGGATCGCATCCGATGCCGAGCTCGGCCGAGTGACCGAATCGCTCGAAACTGCCATGAACGAAGGGCACGGTCGCGCGGTGGTCCTGTCGCAGGCCCGCTCCGTGGGGCCAGCCGATGCGGTCTCCCCCGCTGCGGGACGGTGTGTCGACAACACGATCGAAATCGATGGTAACCCTTGGCTTCGTCGCACGATCAGCCGCGAAAAGCGTTGCGACGCTTGCGATATCGACTATCCGGATGCCGTGCCACGGTTGTTCAACTTCAACAACCCCCTCGGTGCGTGTCCCATTTGTGAAGGCTTTGGTGACGTTGTCGATGTCGACATGGACTTGGTCGTTCCCGACAAAACCGTGTCGCTGGCCGAAGGAGCGATTGCGCCGTGGAATACGCCTTCGTACGAACACGAGAAGTTTGAGCTTTTGGCCCTCGCGGATGACTACGACATCCCGACCGATGTACCTTTCTCGTCTCTCACCAAAAAACAACTGAAGTGGATACAACAGGGTGTCCCGGAGCGAAACTTTGGTGGGCTGGATGGTTTTTTTGCTTGGCTTGATCGAAAAAAATACAAGATGCACCTTCGCATCTTCGCGTCACGTTACCGTAGCTATCGGCCCTGCCCCGAGTGCCATGGAAAACGCTTCAATCCAATGGCGTTAGCCTATCGCATCAACGCAAAGAACGTCGCCGATTGTCTGGCGATGCAAACCGACCAGGCGGATCTTTTTTTCGCAAACCTGCCACTACCGCAGCGTGATGCTCAAATTGCATCCGAGCCACTGACTCAGATTCGTGACCGGATCGGCTACCTCCAAGCGGTCGGGCTCGGCTATCTGCAACTTGACCGAACCCTGCGCACACTTTCCGGTGGCGAAACGCAGCGTGTCGCACTCACCGCCGCACTCGGCAGCAGTTTGGTCAACATGCTTTACGTGCTCGACGAACCGACGGCGGGTTTACACCCAGCCGATGTCGATACGTTGGTCCATGCCATTGTGGGGCTTCGGGATCGAGGAAACACGGTGATCGTCGTGGAGCATGATGAAACCTTGATTCGTATGGCAGATCAAGCGATCGAAATCGGGCCCACGGCGGGGCGCTTGGGCGGTAAGGTCATCTTCCAAGGAACGCCCAAGCAAATGTTGAAAGATAAAAACAGCATCACGGGCCAATTCCTGAGCGGCAAGCGAGGCTGGACGCTACGGGACCGCAAACCCAGGAAACCTCGCGGCTTCCTGTCGCTCGAAGGAGCCAGCGGGCACAACTTGAAGGAGGTTTCCGTTGAGTTCCCGCTCGGGGTGCTTTGTCTTGTTACGGGGGTCTCTGGCAGTGGCAAAAGCTCGCTCGTCCAGGACACTCTCTATGGTGCGATTCGTTCACGAAAGACGAATTCACTCACCGCCGTGTTACCATTCCAAAGCATCAAAGGATTGAGCCAAGTGGATGAGTGCATGCTGATTGACCAATCGGCAATCAGCAAGAGCGCTCGAAGCTGTCCCGTCACCTATGTGAAAGCGTTCGATGCGATTCGCAAGGTATTTGCCGACACAGTGGACGCCAGGACGAGAAACTACGGTGCCGGTCACTTCAGCTTCAATAGTGCAAAAGGCCAATGTAGTGAATGTGAGGGCTCGGGTGTCTTGCAGATCGACATGCAATTTCTCGCTGACGTGACGATGCGTTGTCCGTCGTGCCAGGGCTCACGCTTTCGCGATGAGATTTTGAAAGTCCGCTATCGGGACCGTACGATCGACGACGTGCTGAACATGACCGTCCGTGAAGCCGCATCGTTTTTTCGTGGTGAAGGGAAAGTGCAAGAGCGTTTGAAGCGATTGATCGATGTCGGACTGGAATACATCACACTCGGGCAGCCGGGAACCACGCTTTCCAGTGGTGAGGGTCAACGTTTGAAGCTGGCAGCGTTTCTGGCGTCCGCCTCACGAAGACGCACCCTGTTTATCCTTGATGAACCAACCACCGGATTGCACTTTGCCGATATCGTTCGGCTGGTCGATTGCTTTGACGCCCTGCTGGCCGATGGCCACTCCCTTATCGTGGTGGAGCACAACGCCATGTTGATGCAAGCGGCCGATTACTTGATTGACCTTGGCCCCGGCGCGGCGCAAAACGGAGGCAATGTGGTCGCAACCGGAACACCGGCTGAAGTGATGAACTGCGAAGAAAGCGTGACCGGTAAAATGCTGGCGCGGCGTTAGGATTTGCCGGAAACCGCCCGGCACAGCGCCATTCATCACGGTTCTCGCCTGTTCCGGTACAATGATGCAACTGCTGTCACAAAACCGTTTCGGACCACCCCGAAGAACTGGAGTCTAGAAAAGATGAAACGTCACCAATCTGCCCCGTTCGATCAACGCGTTCTTGACCTCTACGATGACTACGCACACGGACGTTTGTCACGCCGCGACTATGTCAAACGATTGGCCGCCTTTGCGGTCGGTGGGCTAACGGTCGAATCGCTCGAACAGAGTTTGGCCCCCAACTATGCGCTCGCCGAACAGGTCTCACCGAGTGATCCGCGAATCAAGACCAAGACCCTTTCCTATGCCTCGCCGAAGGGTGCTGGCCAAATGAGCGGATTGATGGCTTGGCCAAACGAGGAGAACGGAAAGCGATTCCCGGCGGTCCTCGTCGTTCACGAAAACCGGGGACTCAACCCCTACATTGGCGATGTCGCACGGCGATTGGCCGTTGCCGGATTCCTAGCCTTTGCCCCTGACGCGTTGACGCCTCTGGGCGGCTACCCCGGCAACGACGATGAGGGCCGTGCGATGCAAGCGAAACGAGATGGCGAAGAGATGGTCCATGACTTTATCGCCGCTGCCGAGCTGTTGAAGACACACCC
This window of the Novipirellula artificiosorum genome carries:
- a CDS encoding phosphoenolpyruvate carboxykinase (GTP), whose translation is MNLPTKNQKLIDWVNECAEMMTPDAVVWCDGSEAEYQKMADIMVDAGLATRLKKRPNSLLFRSDPSDVARVENRTYIASKTKEAAGPTNNWIDPAELKATMKELYKGCMKGRTMYVIPFSMGPVGSNISKIGVEITDSPYVVMNMHTMTRVGTKVLDALGADGEYIPCLHSIGKPLAEGEDDGGLWPCAPLDKKYIAHFPEERLIWSYGSGYGGNALLGKKCLALRIASAQARDEGWMAEHMLILKLTNPEGVEKHVAAAFPSACGKTNLAMLVPTIPGWKVETVGDDIAWMKFGDDGKLYAINPEAGFFGVAPGTSMDSNPNAMESIKKDTIFTNVALTEDGDVWWEDIGYPAPGKLIDWKGNEWEQGKSEGPSSHPNSRFTAKASNCPSIASNWEDPKGVPIDAFLFGGRRPSVIPLVHEADSWAHGTFMGSIVGSEVTAAALDLKAGTIRRDPMAMLPFCGYNMGEYFQHWIDLGKQDGVQLPKVFFVNWFRKTDDGQWLWPGFGENSRVLEYIFNRCDGKAKTVDTPIGKMPAKGELSLPEGVTQEDMDELLSVDLDGWKKEVADIKANHYPKFGDKLPKELAVFLDSLEKKLNA
- a CDS encoding dienelactone hydrolase family protein, producing MKRHQSAPFDQRVLDLYDDYAHGRLSRRDYVKRLAAFAVGGLTVESLEQSLAPNYALAEQVSPSDPRIKTKTLSYASPKGAGQMSGLMAWPNEENGKRFPAVLVVHENRGLNPYIGDVARRLAVAGFLAFAPDALTPLGGYPGNDDEGRAMQAKRDGEEMVHDFIAAAELLKTHPLSTGRVGAVGFCYGGGMVLTLAVRIPDTVAAVVPFYGRQVDAADVPKIKAPLLIQNAELDGRIMAGAAAFEAALKEHEKSFESHVYKGVNHGFHNDTTPRYDEKAAELAWKRTIDFFKQQLAKS
- the uvrA gene encoding excinuclease ABC subunit UvrA codes for the protein MSRDTISVRGCRVHNLQDIDVDLPRGRLIAFCGVSGSGKTSLAIDTLYAEGQRAYIESFSAYTRQFLARLDKPDCDLIEGIPPAIAVTRAGGPRTNRSTVGTATEIADHLRLLFAKVGQLFCYRCGEPVVSDDPAVVAEEIGRGPEATRVMVGFTVHLPSRKAASEILLGLQQEGYLRLVAGNQTFHLSDSDRATLARMVGKKGIDCIVVVDRIASDAELGRVTESLETAMNEGHGRAVVLSQARSVGPADAVSPAAGRCVDNTIEIDGNPWLRRTISREKRCDACDIDYPDAVPRLFNFNNPLGACPICEGFGDVVDVDMDLVVPDKTVSLAEGAIAPWNTPSYEHEKFELLALADDYDIPTDVPFSSLTKKQLKWIQQGVPERNFGGLDGFFAWLDRKKYKMHLRIFASRYRSYRPCPECHGKRFNPMALAYRINAKNVADCLAMQTDQADLFFANLPLPQRDAQIASEPLTQIRDRIGYLQAVGLGYLQLDRTLRTLSGGETQRVALTAALGSSLVNMLYVLDEPTAGLHPADVDTLVHAIVGLRDRGNTVIVVEHDETLIRMADQAIEIGPTAGRLGGKVIFQGTPKQMLKDKNSITGQFLSGKRGWTLRDRKPRKPRGFLSLEGASGHNLKEVSVEFPLGVLCLVTGVSGSGKSSLVQDTLYGAIRSRKTNSLTAVLPFQSIKGLSQVDECMLIDQSAISKSARSCPVTYVKAFDAIRKVFADTVDARTRNYGAGHFSFNSAKGQCSECEGSGVLQIDMQFLADVTMRCPSCQGSRFRDEILKVRYRDRTIDDVLNMTVREAASFFRGEGKVQERLKRLIDVGLEYITLGQPGTTLSSGEGQRLKLAAFLASASRRRTLFILDEPTTGLHFADIVRLVDCFDALLADGHSLIVVEHNAMLMQAADYLIDLGPGAAQNGGNVVATGTPAEVMNCEESVTGKMLARR
- a CDS encoding carbonic anhydrase — translated: MYCTTIEDSHVCSLRRVVGRWNVGVGVAAFTAVLVAPLMSTEFHAHATEPPAATATEPAAATELAPETEKPHAMVSAAVSATDALDRLAEGNKRFAAEASMHDHESMSRRSALMKGQHPFAVIVGCADSRVPPELIFDQGFGDLFVIRNAGNLVATDVTASIEYAVRHLDTQLVVVMGHEGCGAITAALESAETRSHEPMELQAVLKMIEVTLSDHKHPADPKERVSAAVRANVVAAVKRLRYLAAEHADPELMKAKFVGAVYNMKSGTVDFFE
- a CDS encoding lysophospholipid acyltransferase family protein, with protein sequence MMGTVRDSLKKWAGLAVDFAAYAVVRLLVAVIQTLPLDMGQSLADGVAALAAGPLKIRHSETDENLRKVFPNASSEARDHLSRKMWRHLLLMVCEIAWAQRRLHLTNWSQYVTFRDNQLVLGHLLSERPTVSVTGHFGNFEIGGYVLGLMGFSTTTIARKLDNAFLDRWVQRFRGAKGQQMVDKEGCAPLIDRHLRSGGALSLLADQHAGPKGCWVNFLGVPASSHKALALFTLGSNAPMMVSYTIRTGGQPMRFEAGCVAVADPLNDPDGICASVTTLTQWYNDNLAIAVGMSLEQYWWLHRRWREPPERVARRLAA
- a CDS encoding class I SAM-dependent methyltransferase, translated to MTDPFYEPYDREDVAYGEEPSASLSAYLDQVGGGGKALDLGAGAGRDSIALALAGYHVLSVDLSNRGLERVLQRAVRAGVRDRVETHEIDVRDVELPADSFDVIVATTVLDHISPEDSAVLWRRMTEALTANGMLYVQVHTIEDPGSDQPPGVFSEAPVSETAGAVVNYFSPNQLAMMACDPSSRLRVLRYEERLEWDYTHGPEHLHGKAVLLAVRMGAFPAWYGEPAAFPRR
- a CDS encoding LemA family protein, coding for MTLIIGIVVVLLAMGLLLLLYGVQIFNRLVTLRNRVDNAFSQIEVQLKRRHDLIPNLVETVKGYMSHERETLEAVINARNQAVGGLTSAAADPSDPAAMAALAGAEKGLSGALGRLFALAEAYPDLKANQNMAQLTEEITTTENKISFSRQAYNDSVTQYNTYRQTFPPVIFANTFGHTQDRELLQFDDENLTQAPKVSFS
- a CDS encoding M48 family metallopeptidase, with the translated sequence MSTHFFERQAKARKNTVWLIAMFIIATISIVAATFFAVTFLANLLGSAKQSRELVGIAVQQGQALKLGSSAAVFAALLILSGTLYKVLALRHGGGMSVAESVGGKRAFPSTGDLAERRLLNIVEEMAIASGTPVPPVFVLDEPGINAFAAGYSSSDAVIGVTRGAIEHLNREQLQGVIAHEFSHILNGDMRMSIRLIGILHGILLLALIGKLLFRVFAYGGGGSRSSRGRGGAPIYLLGFAFALIIIGSLGSLLGGLIKAAVSRQREYLADASAVQFTRNPGGIAGALKKIGGLHSHGKLKHPNATVASHMYFAQGVFEGLTGLMATHPPLPKRIMAIDPGWDGVFPSISRAVGDVSRSDVSAGAAGFAGDARVDSRPTDDAPLHVVNHAADQIGTPEMFHRRYAAGLLDELDPKLLEAARDPYAARAVVFALLLDREPTIRSQQMATLNQKIEPSLVQLTQRLSQLTDRLPDKAYLPVIDVTLPSLAAMSKPQYVAFMQSFDALARADSKISVFEWTLAQVLRRNLRPHFGPVQSPVVYYYGLQRLTPEVSVLLSTLARVGHESTQDVQMAFAAGARRVGLSMDLLPESECTLKTLDDALKVFPRVTERLRGKVVDGCAATVCADGKVRIREAELLRGIADLLDCPVPPLIERDLPSR